In Cyprinus carpio isolate SPL01 chromosome B7, ASM1834038v1, whole genome shotgun sequence, a genomic segment contains:
- the LOC109092950 gene encoding cerebellin-1-like isoform X2, which translates to MSGTRLALLCLMGPLLVRGQNDTEPIVLEGKCLVVCDSTPTTEPAGNALGMSVRSGNGRIAFSAVRNNNHEPSEMSNRTMTIYFDQVLVNVGSHFDPARSVFVAPRKGVYSFSFNVVKVYNRQTIQVSLVLNGWPVISAFAGDQDVTREAATNAGLVTMERGDKAYLKLERGNLMGGWKYSTFSGFLVFPS; encoded by the exons ATGAGTGGCACACGGTTAGCTCTTCTCTGTCTGATGGGCCCCCTGCTGGTTCGGGGCCAGAATGACACAGAGCCCATCGTGCTGGAAGGGAAGTGTTTAGTCGTCTGCGACTCCACTCCGACCACAGAACCCGCTGGGAATGCTTTGGGAATGTCGGTGCGCTCGGGAAACGGCCGCATCGCCTTCTCGGCTGTGAGGAACAACAACCACGAACCATCTGAGATGAGCAACCGCACCATGACCATATACTTCGACCAG GTTCTGGTGAACGTTGGGAGTCATTTCGATCCGGCACGGAGCGTTTTCGTGGCTCCTAGAAAAGGAGTGTATAGCTTCAGTTTCAATGTGGTGAAAGTTTACAACAGACAAACTATACAG GTGAGCCTGGTGTTGAACGGTTGGCCGGTGATCTCGGCCTTCGCCGGTGATCAGGATGTGACGCGTGAGGCAGCGACCAACGCCGGTCTGGTGACGATGGAGAGAGGAGACAAGGCCTACCTCAAACTGGAGAGAGGAAACCTGATGGGCGGCTGGAAATACTCCACCTTCTCCGGCTTCCTGGTCTTTCCCTCATAG